The following DNA comes from Flavobacterium sp. N3904.
GGAGTTTAACCATGATTTGATTGAAAAAACAGCAAAAGACAAATGTATTTCCTGTCATAAAATTCCAAAGGATAATTTTCATAGTAGCATTACTGGTAATTGTGCTTCTTGTCATGGATTTAATAAATGGAAGCCTTCTACTTTTAACCATGACTTGTCTTTTCAACTAGATGAAAATCACAATACTGATTGTAAAGTATGTCATACAACCAATAATTTTAAGGAATATAGTTGTTTTGGATGTCATGAACATACTATAAACAATATTAGGGAAGAGCATTCGGAAGAAGGGATAACGAACTTTACTAACTGTGTAAAATGCCATAAAAATGGCAGTGAAGAAGGGGGTGAATATAATGAAGGTAAAATTAGGGAATACATTGATAAAGAATTGAAGAATAAAAACCAACAAAAAGAAGAAAATGAAGATTGATGTTTATTGATTCTAAAATATTTTCAGCAAAAAAGGCGATCAATTTGATTGCCTTTTTTTGTTGAGTTTTTCATCAAACTTTATTTGATCTTCATCACTTCACGAATTATTTAATTATATGTTAAAACCAAAAAAGTTATTCATACTATCACGTTGTCGTAGTTGGTTTTTTTTAATTGGCATTGAATTTGTTTAAAATAGTATAATATTAGCTGATTAAAGATAATATATAGCAATTAAAATATATTAAAATTAAGGTTTTGTACAATGCAGTAAGTATTTAATTCAAAACTTTTAGTAATTAAATCCCCAAATTATGAATAAAAAAATATTTTTTAGAAAGGCATTTTTAGTGTGCTTATTTTTGTTTTCAGTTCTTGGAGCTACTGCTCAAACCTTCAAAGACGATATTATGATGCAGGCATTCAGTTGGGATGTTCATAATCAGTCATCAGTAACAGCAGAAGGCGGATTGTATAATTTTCTTAACAATAGAGCTAGTAGTTTTGCGACTGCTGGTATTACAGTACTTTGGATGCCACCACCGAGTAAATCTTCAGGAGGTGTGGGGTATATTCCAACGGAATTGTATAATTTTTCTCAAACGGTTTATGGAACAGAAAGTCAATTGACTACTTTGTTAACCAACCTGAATGCTAGTAGTCCTAAAATTCATGCAATGGCAGATGTTGTTGTAAATCATAGAGGAGGATCTACAAATTGGACAGATTTTACAAACCCAACATGGGATTGTAAATCGATAACAAGTACAGATGAGGCTAATTCTGGTGTGATTACAGGAGTAAGACCTTGTGGTACAGCAGATACAGGAGATGATTTTGGTGGAGCAAGAGATTTGGATCATCGTGATGCTCAGGTTCAAAGTGGAGTTAAAGAATATTTGAATAGACTTAAAGGTTTAGGTTTTGATAGCTGGAGATGGGATATGGTAAAAGGGTTTTCTGCTAGTTATGTGGGAACTTACAATACTGATTCAGCTCCTTATGGTTCCGTTGGAGAATACTGGGACGGAAATGCTACAAGTGTAAAGGCTTGGGTTGATGGAACCAGTAAAAAATCGACAGCTTTTGATTTTCCATTGTATTATAATTTGAGTAGTGCGCTTTTAGGTAATTATTCAAAACTTGCAGGAACTCCAGGTTTATCTAGTCAAACGGGATACGGAGACCTAGCAGTAACATTCATTGATAATCATGATACTTTTGTTAAAAACGAATGGATTGCAGAAGCCAATGTAATGAAAGGATATGCGTATATTTTGACGCATCCTGGTATTCCATGTGTGTTTTTTTCTCATTATTATGGAGGAACTTATAGCAAAGATGGTGTGACAAGAACGTATACTTCCCATGAAAATGACATAAATGTTTTAATGGCTGTTAGAAAAGCAAATGCAATAAATGCTTTGAGTACATTAAGTATTCAAACAGCTACTACAAACGAGTATCTAGCAATAATTGATGGTAAAGTTGCAATAAGGTTAGGAAACACTACT
Coding sequences within:
- a CDS encoding chitobiase/beta-hexosaminidase C-terminal domain-containing protein, whose product is MNKKIFFRKAFLVCLFLFSVLGATAQTFKDDIMMQAFSWDVHNQSSVTAEGGLYNFLNNRASSFATAGITVLWMPPPSKSSGGVGYIPTELYNFSQTVYGTESQLTTLLTNLNASSPKIHAMADVVVNHRGGSTNWTDFTNPTWDCKSITSTDEANSGVITGVRPCGTADTGDDFGGARDLDHRDAQVQSGVKEYLNRLKGLGFDSWRWDMVKGFSASYVGTYNTDSAPYGSVGEYWDGNATSVKAWVDGTSKKSTAFDFPLYYNLSSALLGNYSKLAGTPGLSSQTGYGDLAVTFIDNHDTFVKNEWIAEANVMKGYAYILTHPGIPCVFFSHYYGGTYSKDGVTRTYTSHENDINVLMAVRKANAINALSTLSIQTATTNEYLAIIDGKVAIRLGNTTTLPTGTGWIENASGTGYKVWSKVAINVAPTVAISPVGGSFVAGTTQSVTIAATDDKAGSIMYYTTDGTTPTASSSVYSAPINVSANTTIKAIAKDVDGLFSGVVSQTYTFLAVGNITVRFLPPSSWAKPINVHHWGAVPSANLADSSWPGKAMTGPDSSGYYSYTFNNVASTNLLFDSGTGAPQTADITGVNKNTCYNMSTGTVVEESCGNLGLDTPIIGGNKITFYPNPVLDSFKINTVVSNLYIYDLNGRIVKQQTKPLESNSAIDVSELRKGIYFVTAKDANGSNFTIKLIKQ